The Pan paniscus chromosome 15, NHGRI_mPanPan1-v2.0_pri, whole genome shotgun sequence genome includes a window with the following:
- the LOC100983379 gene encoding olfactory receptor 4L1 codes for MDLKNGSLVTEFILLGFFGRWELQIFFFVTFSLIYGATVVGNILIMVTVTCSSTLHSPLYFLLGNLSFLDMCLSTATTPKMITDLLTDHKTISVWGCMTQMFFMHFFGGAEMTLLIIMAFDRYVAICKPLHYRTIMSHKLLKGFAILSWIIGFLHTISQIVLTMNLPFCGHNVINNIFCDLPLVIKLACIETYTLELFVIADSGLLSFTCFILLLVSYIVILVSVPKKSSHGLSKALSTLSAHIIVVTLFFGPCIFIYVWPFSSLASNKTLAVFYTVITPLLNPIIYTLRNKKMQEAIRKLRFQYVSSAQNF; via the coding sequence ATGGATCTTAAAAATGGATCTCTAGTGACCGAGTTTATTTTACTAGGATTTTTTGGACGATGGGAActtcaaattttcttctttgtgacaTTTTCCTTGATCTACGGTGCTACTGTGGTGGGAAACATTCTCATTATGGTCACAGTGACATGTAGTTCGACCCTTCATTCTCCCTTGTACTTTCTCCTTGGAAATCTCTCTTTTTTGGACATGTGTCTCTCCACTGCCACAACACCCAAGATGATCACAGATTTGCTCACTGACCACAAGACCATCTCTGTGTGGGGCTGCATGACCCAGATGTTCTTCATGCACTTCTTTGGGGGTGCTGAGATGACTCTTCTGATAATCATGGCCTTTGACAGGTATGTAGCCATATGTAAACCCCTGCACTATAGGACAATCATGAGCCACAAGCTGCTAAAGGGGTTTGCGATACTTTCATGGATAATTGGTTTTTTACACACCATAAGCCAGATAGTTTTAACAATGAACTTGCCTTTCTGTGGCCACAATGTCATAAACAACATATTTTGTGATCTTCCCCTTGTGATCAAGCTTGCTTGCATTGAAACATACACCCTGGAATTATTTGTCATTGCTGACAGTGGGCTGCTCTCTTTCACCTGTTTCATCCTCTTGCTTGTTTCTTACATTGTCATCCTGGTCAGTGTACCAAAAAAATCATCACATGGGCTCTCCAAGGCACTGTCCACATTGTCTGCCCACATCATTGTGGTCACTCTGTTCTTTGGACCTTGTATTTTTATCTATGTTTGGCCATTCAGTAGTTTGGCAAGCAATAAAACTCTTGCTGTATTTTATACAGTTATCACACCCTTACTGAATCCGATTATTTATACcctgagaaataagaaaatgcaagAGGCCATAAGAAAATTACGGTTCCAATATGTTAGTTCTGCACAGAATTTCTAG